A single genomic interval of Helianthus annuus cultivar XRQ/B chromosome 13, HanXRQr2.0-SUNRISE, whole genome shotgun sequence harbors:
- the LOC110901203 gene encoding uncharacterized mitochondrial protein AtMg00810-like: MGFRNKQFPNHVCRLKKSLYGLKQTPRAWYQRFIDYVLRMGFIQRKSDNSLFILHHQQHTAYLLLYVDDILLVTSSAHLCQQLMDSLASEFAMKYLGPLSYFLGITVTRHKDSMFLSQQAYAYDIMHRAGMRSCKQVDTPVDTQPKLSATSGVPFDDPSLYRSLAGALQYLTFTRPDLSYAVQQICMHMHAPMNFHWQALKRIIRYLQGTTSYDLTLEPSSSVTMTAYTDADWAGCPDTRRSTSGYCVYFGPTLLSWSSKRQPTVSRSSAEAEYWGVANVVSEICWLRNLLLELRHPPTKATLIYCDNVSAVYLSGNPVQHQRTKYIELDIHFVPEQVQRGLIRVHHVSFRHQIADIFTKGLPRNLLKISVPVLASVNLLLRLRGYLSL, encoded by the coding sequence ATGGGATTTCGCAACAAGCAATTTCCGAATCATGTTTGTCGCCTCAAGAAGTCCTTATACGGTTTAAAACAGACACCTAGAGCATGGTACCAGCGGTTTATAGACTATGTCCTACGAATGGGTTTTATTCAGAGAAAAAGTGACAATTCTCTCTTCATCTTACATCATCAACAACACACTGCCTACCTTCTCCTTTATGTTGATGATATACTACTTGTTACTTCTTCGGCTCACCTTTGTCAACAACTCATGGATAGCCTCGCAAGCGAGTTTGCTATGAAATATCTCGGTCCTTTGAGCTACTTCTTGGGCATTACGGTTACTAGGCACAAGGATTCCATGTTTCTCTCTCAACAGGCATATGCTTATGATATTATGCACCGAGCAGGTATGCGATCATGTAAACAAGTGGATACGCCCGTTGACACCCAACCCAAACTATCGGCCACATCCGGAGTCCCATTTGACGATCCGTCATTGTACCGTAGCTTGGCAGGTGCTCTTCAGTACCTCACTTTCACCAGACCTGATCTGAGCTATGCAGTCCAACAGATTTGTATGCACATGCATGCGCCAATGAACTTCCACTGGCAGGCTCTAAAAAGAATCATTCGATACCTACAGGGCACGACATCATACGACCTCACACTTGAACCGTCTTCTTCCGTGACTATGACTGCTTACACCGATGCTGATTGGGCTGGCTGCCCTGACACACGTCGCTCAACTTCCGGATACTGCGTTTATTTTGGACCCACTCTCCTTTCTTGGTCCTCTAAACGTCAACCTACAGTCTCTCGGTCAAGTGCAGAAGCTGAATACTGGGGGGTTGCTAACGTCGTTTCAGAAATATGTTGGCTTCGCAACCTTCTTCTAGAGCTTCGTCACCCGCCTACGAAAGCCACCCTGATCTACTGTGACAATGTCAGTGCTGTTTATCTGTCAGGCAATCCAGTTCAACATCAACGCACCAAGTACATCGAATTGGATATTCACTTTGTTCCTGAACAGGTTCAACGGGGTCTAATTCGTGTGCATCATGTTTCATTTCGCCATCAGATAGCAGATATCTTTACCAAAGGGCTCCCTCGTAATCTGTTGAAGATTTCCGTTCCAGTCTTAGCATCCGTAAACCTCctgcttcgactgcgggggtatCTTAGCCTATGA